CCCTGACCTGTTTATGCCACCACACTGGGAGGGAGCTGACTTTCACGCGCAAACCCAACCAGTTTAATCGGTTTTCAGATCGTGTTGTTTTCAATTTAAACTGTTGCAGTTGAAGAGCGAGTGCACAGTCAGGTTTAGCCaaagtcaaaacaaaaacacaaagtttgtggAATGAAACGAAAGCTTAAAACCAGGGTTACAACCTGTGCTTCAAGTCTAATTACTTTGAGTCTAATTACTGacccatttcttttttcttttccagataCGTCCCTCTGTGATCACTTGTGCCTCCTCGTTACGAAACCCCTCTTCAAGATCCGTGGGCCACTCATCAGGTCAGTCTCACACTCACTTGGAATGAGCTCATTTACCCAGAAGGTCACTCCCTAGTCATCACACGTGCCTCATAGCACAGCCATACCACGCACTTTTACTGACTCACTTAGGTGTGTATATAAAGGTTTGCCATTCATCTTCTATAttgcagtggttcccaaagaCAACTATGATAACGTCCTCGAGGAGCATTTCCAGAGGAGCTTGGGTGTTCACTACCAGAAAGCTCAGTCCCGGCAGCTCTCCATCAGTGTGTCCGTCGACGACCACTTTGCCAAGGCTTTGGGAGACAAGTGGCTACAGATTAAATCCAAGTCTTCCTCCTGTTCTTCCACACCGCCCAGCAGTCCAAGTGTCACTCACTCCCCCACCTACAGCCACAGCCCAAATCTGTGCCGCAAAGAGTCCACAAGCAGCTCAGTGCTAACGCCCAGCCACTGGAATGTCAATTAAAGTAGAAACGGCATCTGATCCTGGTGGAAACTGGACTCTTTGAGACTTTTAACATTTCACTGCCACTCTGCAGATGGCtctgctgtctgtctggctGCAAATGCCAGTGCAGGAGTTGACAGAGCGAGCTTACAGATGCAGGAGTGCTGTCAATTTGGATCTCTGCGTCTACAAGCTTAATacagcaacacaaacaaatgTAGCATTATTTGGGACATTGACATATTTTGTTACATTTCTATCCTCCGCTTGCTTGATAGCATTTGAAAAGCTGAGATAATGTAGATGGTGATGTGGGATGATTGGGGAAAAAAtcctttacatttctttttgtaaatgtgTCATTTCTCTGAATGCCAGTTACACTGTATTATATTTATAATCTGATACCCCTGGGTGCTTTACAGTCTAAGTGACTAGCCTATCTGCTGTAAAATGTGCTTTTAAACTGTACACAAACCAGACGATTAAAAAGACGTAAAATTCATATCTCAtaaatcatttttgtgtgtttgttcccTGAGTGTGAATGATCTGGACATCAAATGTCTTCAGAAAATGGGACgttgaaatgaaaatgttgtaaaatgaaacaaatctccttTCAAACTAAAGGGACGTGAATCCAAGGACACCTTGTTAAGACAGGGCAGGGTGGCATACCAGACAACCTAATTTCAGTAGTGAGTCAATGTGTGTCTAGAACACATCCGGAACTGCATTTTACACTAGGGGTTGATGCCACACACACAGGAGTGGAAATTAAATGGATATACGGGCAACTCACTCTGTACTTTTTCCTGTAAGTTCTAGAGAATGTAGGGAGCAAGTTCCAGCAGGCACAAAGCTTGTGCTTTGGCATTCCTGTCTCCTGAGAAAATGACTGTGTAAGATCCTACAGATCCTGTTTGGCAAGGGATAGGAGGGAGGGAAGAGTGGAAGAAAGGGTTGGGCTAACATAGGCCTGAGCATGAGAACCAGCCACACTCTTCAGTTACTGATTTGCATGTCCTATCTTGCctaattttaaatgtaaaaggaaacataacaacaacaaaaaattacaGTGTTGGGCTAGCTGAAAAGAAGTGGGGATTAACCCAACTGTCATGAAAAGCTGAGCATATAGGGGAGAAAGCTTTAAATCAGGTGTAAGTTGAAAGAGCAAAGTGAAAATCCTCCTACTTTAAAACAACTAAAGCTAAGAATTAAACGTTGGCTTTACTCGCTTATGTGGCTTTAGTTTAAAGATCTGCGCAAAAACCTGAAATTCACCAAACGATGATGTGAAGTTTGCACCTAACAGACTGTGGAGGGAGTGCATGCATACAGCAGCAAACAGTGACCAAACTGCTGATTATTAATTTTCCTCCTTAAGACACAAACTGGTATTTCCACTCATCAGCCCGCGTAACCTGAGCACGGACAGGAATGCCACCTAGAGGCCCTCGGGTTACCCATATATGACCGACTTTGTCAATGACAAATGGTCTCTTGTTGCATTATGGACGAGTCAAATAAGCAAAAGCAGAGCTCTGTGGGTAAACCTTTTGATGGGGGGACCTTAAGAAACTTAAGGAAGAGGATAATGCTTTGCCCAGTTTGCCACTAGGAGGCGACTGAACATCCCTCTTCATTAATAATCCATTTCACATGTGCTCTCATATGCTCTGACAgcgtgagtgagtgtgtttaCTTTTGATTCAATGTTTTACACGAAGGAAGTAATctatctaaaagaaaaaaaatgggtgTGATATTCAGTGCAATATGAATCTGTGAGTCGGCCACATTAGTTAATATTATTGCACCAGATAAAGTCATACACTGGATTACACATACACTCTGTTTAACCAGGGTAAAATATTAACACGTCTCATATATCAACCACCGCAGTTCAGCACAGCTAAGCTGAAAGTGGCTCACAGATATAAATTATATAGATCAACCTGCCATGAGAATGTCAAGAGAAGGGCTTCTCATGctgctgcaaaacaaaatgcacattGTTGTGTGAGGCAACAGGGGCTGGTAATTACAATCCTAAATACCTCAAACATGACAGAAAACACCATTTAACTCGTAGCAATAGTAATTAAGTATGCCTCACTATACAGGAGATTGACTAACCTTTCTGGGAAAGTTCCTTAATTTCTCTGGTTTGTCAAAAGTTAGGTCTCTGTCAACAAATTGAGAGACTTTTTCTAAACAGTTTCAATTCTAAGTACTAATCTCCTGAGAAGATGATTGCCTGGAAAGATTGCGTCTCTGCGCTGTGGCTTTGTGCTCGGTTCATTTTTCAGAGTTCGTCTTCGAGCTATgtatttaaatgacaaaaaagataGTTATCTCGGATAATTGTTTAAATACAGATCATTTGGATTTACGCTCACAATCCCTGACTGGCAGCATCGTTCGCGGCTGCAAGTGAATATGATAAGAAAGAAGCCCTTTAACGCAGCTCTGTGCTCATCCCCAGTCTTTCTGGAATTGCTGTTTATACGGCGCATTATGTGCGATCTAATCTTTAATATTTTGTTAGACAATAAACCTCTGTGAACATCAAAATGtaatgaataaaagaaatgaataaacattaaacaaatgTTAAATATAATACATAAAAGGCACAATCAGTAGTGTGTTAGTGAAGGGATATAGCAAGTAAATATATTCTGATATTAAAGGAATAATGTGGATGAACACCACATGGGCATCATTTACATGTAAAGTAGCCACAGAAACAGTCACAAAAAATGAATCATCTATGTTGTGGGTGGATAACAGATATTCATCTGTGACTGTAGCTGATTAAAGCTGCTGTGTTTCtcaatctgattttttttgcttttggtaATGTGTGATGACTGTaggggtgtgtatgtgtttagGCTAGTGTGGGTAAAATATAATAGTGTAAAATACTagaaacacacatatatacagctgtgttcagtttacaAATGCTCAAATGGATACAGGCTcgaatatacacacacagtatatacacacatgcacctCAAGCAGATGCTTGTGGTAGCCATCAACAATCTTCTGGCATGattctggctggatatttgacAACCCTTCTCAGCAGAACtggtagagttcatttaaaccTGCTGGTTTCCTGGCACAGACCCAGCCTTTAAGCACAGTCTTCAGGTCGGGGCTTGGGAAGGCCATTTCAGAAGCTTAAACTTAGCCTGTTTTATCCAGCCGaaaaccagttttgatgtgtgtttgggatcattgtcctgttgatcTGTGTCCAACCATCTAGCATGTGTGCAAAGAAGTAGAGGAATTGGGAGGTAGtccttcttcatcatcatcccacccactttgtgcaatgtaccagtaccagtggcagcaaaacagccccagagcatgatgccaCGACCACTATATAGTTGGTACAGTGTTCTTACGTTTGAAGGCCTCACCTTTACACCTCCAAACGTGCCTTTCATCACGGTGGACGGATAGCTCAATctttgtctcatctgaccatAAAACTTTTCTCCTGAAGACATTTGGCTTGTCCATGTGGGCAGCTGCAGATTTCAGTCGAGCTTAAAAATGCCAGTTTTGGAGCAGTGGCTTCCTTCTTGGTATTTGTTGGTCCATGTAAAACCAGTTCATGGTGGGCTTGAGCCTTGGTGGTTCCTGAACATTCTAACCAATTTCCTCTCACCTGAGGGTGACACTTTGGGGCTTCTTCCTGACCTTGGCAAAGCGGTGACACACCCGAATAACTTGTTCTCCCGTTCAGTTGTTTGAACCGATGATCTGTGAATCAgcagttgtttagaaataaCTCCCAGAGAGCCTCCCAACTTGTGTAAATCTGCAGTTCTCCTCAGAGCTTTACTGAGCTCCTTGGACTATACCATTGTTCTGAGGATTGGTCAATCCAATGAGTGCTGTCAATCAAATAATTTATGCTAGCAAAGACAAGCTACCAGTTGACGTCAATCACGGTCACTGATGAGAAGTTAATAAGCCTTGGTCCTGTCGAGTTAAAAGATCTTCAGCACCACTTATTAAAAGAGTTAAGtgagtgtatgtatatatttgtacaaaataaaataaaatttttgttttttaaattcattaaagatgtatgctgtacaatcattccatgctggaaaaagaaaagttcaaagaaatTATTAAGACCAAAAATGTCCATGAAATTCATGCCCATCATGAGTggatgtaaacttctgaccataactgtatataattattattaggaATGTCTTTCCTTGCGCATATATATGCTTAGTTTTCCACCATCCTTTCATTTCCTGACAATCCTTTTTAGGTAATTTGAACTTCCTGCATCCGTTGGGAAGGTCAAAATATTCCACAAAGCCCGGCACTTGTGTGAACATGTCACAAATTAAATCCCACCAGCACTGAATAAATAAGTGATGAAGAGGAACTGATCAGCAGATTTGGAGGTACTGTACCATTTCGGAAAAAGACTGTGTTCTGCTGACAGCCTGACACTCTCCTGGAGTTTCTCAGTAAATGAACTCTTCATGGATGAGTAACCGATTGATGATCAGCACTGTTCGTGGCTCCTGCTTCACATTAGTTACACTATAGCTTAGTGAGCTATAGAGTCTACACTTTCCTACAGTGAGTTTACTacttttttgtttctattttttttaaagagagacGTTACCAGAGATTTGGAAGTAAACTACACACTTCAGCACAAAGTTTCCAGAGGCCTCTTTAACCTTGGTGGGTGTAACTTGCTAAATTCGACCAGCAGGTGGCACCAAAGTCCCGTTTGTAATATCCTACCCAgtcgttttaaagttttaatgtCCCCGTTCTTAGAAAATTGGTAATATTCGGGGAACACCGCACTGTTTATATCCAAACAGTAGAAGCTTAACAACCATAAACAAACTGTCACCAGAAATATTTCacttacttttctttttgaattaGACTGAAAGATGGGCTATTTCGGCAACACAACAGACATTTGTCTTTCCTCGGCGCTTGGATAAATATAATTTGGGGGATAAGGTTAAGCAATATAATCAGCAGACAActataattacttttttcccccatcAACAAGCTCGATAAACATTAGCCCGAGTGCAGCAGCGAGTGTCCCATGACTGCTCTGGAAAGGCGGGTTCTCACTTGAGGCGCAATATATAAACCAACCTCCAAAGGGAGCCTCAAACACTGCAGGCCGCTGGACTGGCACCTCCTCTGACATCCTCTCACTTTGCATAACACCTGCCGAGGAAGGCCGATCACCTGACAGAGAAGCCCAGCGAGCGCAGGGGACAACACAGCGGACACCTTTGCTTACACATGTAAGTGTCACCTACCTTTAATCTCTATTCATGCTCCCCTtgtctttttcccccctctcacTCCTTTTGAATTACGTAAGAGCAGCAAGGCAGATTAACATACCGCTATTTTCTATAGGCCTGAGTGAGTACTAACAAACTAAGACCCCAGTTACTCCCAGTCTCTCAAACCTATTTCTGAAGTTTTAGGTGGGATTTGTTTGTGCAAGTGGGATTTGAAAGGCTGCTGTAATTATGTAAGCCCCCCTCAGTGCCACACGCGTGGATTTACTCTCTTAACCGCCTATTAAACAAACTTTACTCGCCAAAGGttaaagaaaactaaatgagCTGCTTGTTTTACTGAAGCGCCATTTCCTCTCTATGAAAACGCTGATTAACACTGAATGCTCAGTAAAACTGCACAGAtgtgcattttccatttttgCCA
This region of Pelmatolapia mariae isolate MD_Pm_ZW linkage group LG12, Pm_UMD_F_2, whole genome shotgun sequence genomic DNA includes:
- the vgll4l gene encoding vestigial like 4 like isoform X2, whose product is MTHDRARTQTVYPIKRKRSHERGLTLEERRERAMSRSRLAQRAAPAVFSSQQSPTQTLSPTPSPTSPLPTHVYYTPVMDEPLALIKKPRKETESAEEKNKGTSSSQIQIRPSVITCASSLRNPSSRSVGHSSVVPKDNYDNVLEEHFQRSLGVHYQKAQSRQLSISVSVDDHFAKALGDKWLQIKSKSSSCSSTPPSSPSVTHSPTYSHSPNLCRKESTSSSVLTPSHWNVN